The uncultured Campylobacter sp. genome contains a region encoding:
- a CDS encoding RluA family pseudouridine synthase — MKEEKAYKLLAIQEGISNNEAKELIDAGLVSAKGQRIAVARAMMSAATKFNVQKLPRPSVIFEDENLIAVDKPAFLTSEKVSETYKFPLLHRLDKETSGVLLLVKNEEFQKKAIEEFKNCRVKKEYVAAVKGIVSEEFSVNEPIITLKNKGGAFSKISPNGKEAFSHVTPVMVAGKKSLVKVEIKTGRTHQIRVHLNHAGYGIVGDEKYAKNKSARMYLHAYKIELLGYKFRSNLSSDFNRLGFEISRNFEI, encoded by the coding sequence ATGAAAGAAGAAAAAGCCTATAAACTGCTGGCGATCCAGGAAGGCATCTCAAACAACGAGGCAAAGGAGCTAATTGACGCGGGGCTAGTGAGCGCCAAAGGACAGAGGATTGCCGTGGCGCGCGCAATGATGAGTGCGGCGACTAAATTTAACGTGCAAAAGCTGCCGCGTCCAAGCGTGATTTTTGAGGATGAAAACCTGATTGCGGTCGATAAACCGGCATTTTTAACGTCCGAAAAAGTGAGTGAAACTTATAAATTCCCTCTGCTTCACAGGCTCGATAAGGAAACTAGCGGCGTGCTTTTGCTCGTGAAAAACGAGGAATTTCAAAAAAAAGCGATCGAGGAGTTTAAAAACTGCCGCGTAAAAAAAGAGTACGTTGCGGCGGTCAAGGGTATCGTGAGCGAGGAATTTAGCGTAAACGAACCCATAATCACGCTAAAAAACAAAGGCGGAGCGTTTTCTAAGATATCGCCAAACGGCAAAGAGGCGTTTTCGCATGTGACGCCCGTGATGGTCGCAGGCAAAAAAAGTCTCGTAAAAGTCGAGATAAAAACCGGCAGAACGCACCAAATCAGAGTGCATCTAAATCACGCGGGATACGGGATCGTAGGGGACGAAAAATACGCTAAAAATAAATCCGCAAGAATGTATCTGCATGCTTATAAAATCGAGCTTTTAGGGTATAAATTTAGGTCAAATTTGAGCAGTGATTTTAACAGGCTCGGTTTTGAAATTTCAAGAAATTTTGAGATTTAA